A DNA window from Streptomyces parvus contains the following coding sequences:
- a CDS encoding PP2C family protein-serine/threonine phosphatase: MHRVRIGLRKSGVDYFRGDGSDWIALAGLLLTIPAITFATVVSPVWIDPAALALPIVAGGLLLRPSSLLGLYATAAGALIIEALTLGPYLDGPARVTPGTVLVVAACGFFGLILAQFRARVGVPWRRGGTMLFDLRERIRVQSSLPRLPQGWHREMALRPAGGQSFSGDFVVAARTHGGRTLEAVLTDVSGKGMDAGSRALLLSGAFGGLLGSLAPHAFLPAANGYLLRQDWDEGFATSIHLVLDLESGDYEIYSAGHPPALQLHAGSGQWEEKSGEGPLLGVYDGAEFDAVKGSLAPGDVLMLFTDGLVEASDRDIAEGIDRLTGEADRYVSTGFEGAAWHLIEACAKDVNDDRALLLLSRRA, translated from the coding sequence ATGCACCGGGTCCGTATCGGGCTGCGCAAATCCGGGGTCGACTACTTCCGCGGCGACGGCTCCGACTGGATCGCCCTGGCCGGCCTGTTGCTGACGATCCCGGCCATCACCTTCGCCACCGTCGTCAGCCCGGTCTGGATCGACCCGGCCGCCCTCGCCCTGCCCATCGTGGCGGGCGGCCTCCTGCTGCGCCCCTCCAGCCTGCTGGGCCTGTACGCGACGGCCGCCGGCGCGCTGATCATCGAGGCGCTCACCCTCGGCCCGTATCTGGACGGCCCCGCCCGGGTCACCCCGGGCACCGTGCTCGTGGTCGCCGCCTGCGGGTTCTTCGGGCTGATCCTCGCCCAGTTCCGGGCCCGGGTCGGCGTGCCCTGGCGGCGCGGCGGCACGATGCTCTTCGACCTGCGCGAACGCATCCGGGTCCAGAGCTCCCTGCCCCGGCTGCCCCAGGGCTGGCACCGTGAGATGGCCCTGCGCCCGGCCGGCGGCCAGTCGTTCTCGGGGGACTTCGTCGTCGCGGCCCGCACCCACGGGGGCCGCACGCTGGAAGCCGTCCTCACCGACGTCTCCGGCAAGGGCATGGACGCGGGCTCCCGGGCCCTGCTGCTGTCCGGGGCCTTCGGGGGGCTCCTCGGCTCGCTGGCCCCGCACGCCTTCCTGCCCGCCGCCAACGGCTATCTGCTGCGCCAGGACTGGGACGAGGGATTCGCCACCTCCATCCACCTGGTGCTGGACCTGGAGTCGGGCGACTACGAGATCTACTCCGCGGGCCATCCTCCCGCCCTCCAACTGCACGCGGGCAGCGGTCAGTGGGAGGAGAAGTCGGGGGAGGGGCCCCTGCTCGGCGTCTACGACGGGGCCGAGTTCGACGCGGTGAAGGGCTCGCTCGCGCCCGGCGACGTCCTGATGCTCTTCACCGACGGTCTGGTGGAGGCATCCGACCGGGACATCGCCGAGGGCATCGACCGGCTGACGGGCGAGGCCGACCGCTATGTCTCCACCGGCTTCGAGGGCGCGGCCTGGCATCTGATCGAGGCATGCGCCAAGGACGTCAACGACGACCGGGCGCTGCTGCTGCTCTCCCGCCGGGCCTGA
- a CDS encoding cation:proton antiporter, with product MGGAFLAAAVLARLGGRIGLPTIPLFILAGILLGPHTPGYTLLSNPHDLEMLSALGLVLLLFYLGLEFHMDDLKTGGRKMAIAGGTYLVLNVGAGLIFGFALGWGTSEALVLAGVLGISSSAIVTKILVDLGRIGNPETRPILGIIVVEDIFLALYLAALQPILSGADSLSAALIDGGKAFGFLLLLALAARFGTKLIGKLMNTKDDELLVISFLGAAVFVAGVSEMFGVADAIGAFMVGLMLGSTSSGDRILKLVHPLRDAFGAIFFFAFGLSIDPGDLPSVLWPVVAAVVLTLAMNIAAGLAAAKVYSFGAQATSNIATTLVARGEFALILATMAAAAGLDERLSPFIAGYVLLLAVLAPLAAGRSHWLARILPGGRKKDDHQEQVPVSV from the coding sequence ATGGGCGGCGCCTTCCTGGCCGCTGCCGTCCTCGCCCGCCTCGGCGGCCGTATCGGGCTGCCGACGATTCCCCTGTTCATCCTGGCCGGGATCCTCCTCGGCCCGCACACCCCCGGATACACGCTCCTCTCCAACCCGCACGACCTGGAGATGCTCTCCGCGCTGGGACTCGTCCTCCTGCTCTTCTACCTGGGGCTCGAGTTCCACATGGACGACCTCAAGACGGGCGGCCGGAAGATGGCCATCGCGGGCGGGACGTATCTCGTCCTGAACGTCGGCGCCGGTCTGATATTCGGCTTCGCGCTCGGCTGGGGCACCTCGGAGGCGCTGGTCCTCGCCGGTGTCCTCGGTATCTCCTCGTCCGCGATCGTCACCAAGATCCTGGTGGACCTCGGGCGCATCGGTAATCCGGAGACCCGCCCGATCCTCGGCATCATCGTCGTCGAGGACATCTTCCTCGCCCTGTACCTCGCCGCGCTCCAGCCGATCCTGTCCGGTGCGGACAGCCTCTCAGCCGCGCTGATCGACGGCGGCAAGGCCTTCGGGTTCCTGCTGCTGCTCGCGCTGGCGGCCCGGTTCGGCACGAAGCTCATCGGCAAGCTCATGAACACCAAGGACGACGAGCTGCTCGTCATCTCGTTCCTGGGTGCGGCCGTCTTCGTCGCCGGTGTCTCGGAGATGTTCGGCGTCGCCGACGCTATCGGCGCGTTCATGGTCGGCCTGATGCTCGGCTCCACCTCGTCGGGCGACCGCATCCTCAAGTTAGTCCACCCGCTGCGGGACGCCTTCGGCGCCATCTTCTTCTTCGCCTTCGGCCTCTCCATCGACCCGGGTGACCTGCCGAGCGTGCTGTGGCCGGTGGTTGCGGCCGTGGTGCTGACGCTCGCCATGAACATCGCGGCCGGACTCGCGGCGGCGAAGGTGTACTCCTTCGGCGCCCAGGCCACGTCCAACATCGCCACGACGCTGGTGGCCCGCGGTGAGTTCGCGCTCATCCTGGCCACGATGGCCGCAGCCGCCGGACTGGACGAGCGGCTCTCGCCGTTCATCGCCGGCTACGTCCTCCTGCTCGCCGTCCTCGCGCCGCTGGCCGCCGGACGCTCGCACTGGCTGGCCCGCATCCTGCCGGGCGGCCGCAAGAAGGACGACCACCAGGAGCAGGTGCCGGTCTCGGTCTGA
- a CDS encoding acyltransferase family protein, which yields MFQAPSVFQRAPLPPATRESEPRHTQTLTATAPRTAPGASAPVAAAPASAGAKKRDPYFDNVKYLAIVLVAVAHAWEPVMDGSRATRALYMIVYMFHMPAFILVSGYFSRSFDMTAPKVKRLITSVAVPYVVFETAYSLFKRYADDSPDMAISLVDPFFLTWFLIALFIWRVTTPVWQAIRHPLPVALAIAALASVSPDIGDDLDLQRVLQFLPFFVLGLLLKPEHFQLVRRREVRLLSLPLFAGALVFAYWAAPRMQLGWFYRANSAQEMGAPWWSGAVMTLAMFGCALVLTVGFLAWVPGRARWFTVLGAGTICGYLLHGFLIKGAEYAGLFDRYTWLSDPVGLVAVSLVAAVAVTLMCAPPVGRALKWATEPDMNWAFRKVSARR from the coding sequence ATGTTCCAAGCTCCGAGCGTATTTCAGAGGGCCCCGCTCCCACCGGCGACCCGGGAGTCGGAGCCCAGACACACGCAGACGCTCACCGCCACCGCGCCCCGGACCGCCCCCGGGGCCAGCGCTCCGGTCGCCGCCGCTCCGGCGTCCGCGGGGGCGAAGAAGCGCGACCCCTACTTCGACAACGTGAAGTATCTGGCCATCGTCCTCGTCGCGGTGGCACACGCCTGGGAACCCGTGATGGACGGCAGCCGGGCCACCCGGGCGCTGTACATGATCGTTTACATGTTCCACATGCCGGCGTTCATCCTCGTCTCCGGCTATTTCTCCCGGTCGTTCGACATGACGGCCCCCAAGGTGAAGCGGCTGATCACCTCGGTCGCGGTGCCGTACGTGGTGTTCGAGACGGCCTATTCGCTCTTCAAGCGGTACGCGGACGATTCGCCCGACATGGCGATCAGTCTGGTGGACCCGTTCTTCCTGACCTGGTTCCTCATCGCCCTGTTCATCTGGCGGGTGACCACGCCGGTCTGGCAGGCGATCCGCCATCCGCTGCCGGTGGCCCTCGCCATCGCCGCGCTCGCCTCCGTCTCCCCCGACATCGGCGACGACCTCGATCTCCAGCGGGTGCTGCAGTTCCTGCCGTTCTTCGTGCTCGGCCTGCTGCTGAAGCCCGAGCACTTCCAGCTGGTCAGGCGGCGCGAGGTGCGGCTGCTGTCCCTGCCGCTGTTCGCCGGTGCGCTGGTCTTCGCGTACTGGGCCGCCCCGCGCATGCAGCTCGGCTGGTTCTACCGCGCCAACAGCGCCCAGGAGATGGGCGCTCCGTGGTGGTCGGGCGCGGTGATGACGCTCGCGATGTTCGGCTGCGCCCTGGTGCTGACGGTGGGCTTCCTGGCCTGGGTGCCCGGCCGGGCGAGGTGGTTCACGGTGCTCGGCGCCGGCACGATCTGCGGCTATCTGCTGCACGGCTTCCTGATCAAGGGGGCCGAGTACGCGGGCCTGTTCGACCGCTACACCTGGCTCTCCGACCCGGTCGGACTGGTCGCCGTCTCGCTCGTGGCGGCGGTGGCCGTGACGCTCATGTGCGCCCCGCCGGTGGGCCGCGCGCTGAAATGGGCCACCGAGCCGGACATGAACTGGGCTTTCCGGAAGGTCTCCGCGCGGCGCTGA
- a CDS encoding HD domain-containing protein, whose amino-acid sequence MTGRHLSVSEVEAIAREAHARQSDKAGRPYVEHLAAVAEGVRVRGGDDGQIAAAWLHDAVEDDALSAEWLAAAALPQEVKDMVLAVTKRPGEELPSYTARILATPGALLVKEADLAHNADPARLAALDEPTRTRLTAKYAQVRGLLGLVGGESPSDRKNSANPETH is encoded by the coding sequence ATGACTGGACGGCATCTGAGCGTCTCCGAGGTGGAGGCCATCGCCCGCGAGGCCCATGCGCGGCAGAGCGACAAGGCGGGCCGCCCGTACGTGGAACACCTCGCGGCGGTGGCCGAAGGCGTACGGGTACGCGGCGGCGACGACGGGCAGATCGCGGCGGCCTGGCTCCACGACGCGGTCGAGGACGACGCGCTCTCCGCCGAGTGGCTGGCGGCCGCCGCCCTGCCGCAGGAGGTGAAGGACATGGTCCTGGCGGTGACCAAGCGGCCGGGGGAGGAGCTGCCCTCGTACACCGCGCGGATCCTCGCCACCCCGGGCGCGCTGCTCGTCAAAGAGGCGGATCTCGCCCACAACGCGGATCCCGCCCGCCTGGCGGCCCTGGACGAGCCGACCCGTACCCGGCTGACGGCGAAGTATGCGCAGGTGCGGGGGCTGCTGGGGCTGGTCGGCGGCGAATCACCCTCGGACCGAAAGAATTCGGCCAACCCGGAAACGCACTGA